A window of Papilio machaon chromosome W, ilPapMach1.1, whole genome shotgun sequence genomic DNA:
tgttgTAGTTTTTACCAATGCTAATAGAGTATTCCTACAAGTGgaatttaacatataattgtttttttatcaagttatgtaaaaaaattgttccgCTGAgttgaaaattcaaatatgaatTCTTCTATTTTGaagaattaatatttgaacttTGAAATCCTCTTACAAAGCTAGTAACTTTAATAAGGCACTTTAGGCAAtggaattttatatactacaTGGGGAGATTTATAATTGGCATACtacctaatattttatgcctatatattattatatttttaattttatataaaagccTAGGACTAACAGTAAAATGACGCAACTTACTTGCTAAGAATCCCATATGAGTTGCAACAGAATGGCTGAATATCTGTGTTGCAcattttactttcattttaaaaatctttgttgGCAAAACATGATTTTCTGTCAAGTTAGGTATTAACCTTAATCCTTTGTAGGCTTCATTTTGATCATACAGTTTGATAATGTGGTCCCATTTTGCAGTTATATTGTGATCatttataaaagcttttaaattctTGGTAAGCAAGTTGTTCCTAATTCCTTTGATGAGGTGAGGTACATCAAATAAAGGTATTACTTCGTGTCCATCTACCTCaaagactttatttttaaattctctattttcttttagatatttttcacgactttgattaattaaataattaatagcaCTAATGTTGGTGGCACCTTGATCGCAAGTGAGTTTAAGTTTCTGATAATTTCCTTTATCTGCATGGCTAGGTAAATTTTTTGTGTACTTCCTGCACAAAATGTGTAGGAAATGggctgtttataatttttgtagacACCTCTCACCATAAAAACTTGGCACTTGGCGTGATCtgctatttgatttttaacaatttgccCATTATTAACAAAACCTGTAATATTGTCTTTTCttctattgtaaaaaaaaaacctggtTTGAGAGAAACTTCGTCAAACAGCAAGACACAtaatttttcatgttttttcattttttgcacctttttttttaataggcaTGAtgactaatttttaaaatctattctaTGATATTCAGAAGTAtctattaaatcaaaaatacatCATATTTCTGTAGAAAATAAAGGTTTTCatgcaataaaatgaaatttaaattttaagtttctaTTTCGCGCTAAAACGCTGTTCAGTGTCATGGCGTCTATAAATACGTCACGGCTCAGTAAACTTCAGTACGTCAATAGTAAACATTAGATGCTTATGTTAAATCAAGCTATTTTgcatattaaatatgaattcaaAAGTGTATAAGTGGTGTGTGGTCCCTCAGTGCAATAATACATCTATAAAAACTCCGAACAAGTTATTTGTTTACGTtccaaataacaaaacaatgagAAATAAATGGTTGACTATTGCACGGCGAGATCCAACAGATTTAAGTCTAAATACTTCAGTTTATTTCTGTGAAGATCATTTTGATGTaagtttgtatatattttataaattctacaATGATGTGTGACCTTAATTGAGGTCTAAAAGTTCATAAGTTCAATATTTTCTGAGATTACAGTTTATCTCTAGAATAACCAGTAATCTTTATTTCAATGAGTGCTTTATTCATTTTCCAGTTACCAAATGATTATGGACAATTATATGGAATATCATGTAATGGGATTGGTGTCGCAGGTTCGCATGAAACCAGGCTGTATTCCTACAAAATTTGAATGCCAGATAGATAGAAGAAAACGAACAGCTCATACGAAAGAACGACCGTACATTATCAAGAAACAAAGACGGGCACTAATTgaagaatttgaaaaaaatttggAGAATAAAAGCATTactaaaaaacatttagaacTTGGAGAAGCTTCATCCAGCGGTTCAGGTACCTACTTATctgtttatatttcaataacaatattaaagattaatttcatttactaTTAACCATAATTAATCAATTCAGACAATAACCATTAAAATCATTGTCTGTTATCATACATACCTAATATTTAACTCGCTAAAGCATTTATTAtggaaaaagtaaattataatatatctaaaatacTTTGTCAACTTTGTTTGATtcattgtttgtaaaaaaaagtgcaGATTGTATTTACCTAGGTTACGAGGTATGTTGTTATCCTGCATTTTATTTGTGTCTAATAATTtcctatttttactttttagttttGCATGACAACAtagaagaaaatttaacaGAAAACAGTGCCTTGAGAACTACTGATAAGTCTATTCAAGTATTTATTACTCACAAGTTCAGAAGTAAAGCCATTcaaacagaaaataaattaataaatcagatGACATCACCCTTGAAACCTCATACCCGTTCTGTTTCTACATCACCATTTAAAGTTACAAGAGGCAATTTCACATCGCCATGGACATCCACATTACATAAACCTTCAAGGCAAATATATCCCCCTGCAAATCAATCTGATAGTGATACTTCTTTTACACCATCTGTAATGCACAGAGAATCATCACCATCAACAATATATCTTCAAATTGAATCTATATAGACTGCAGTGAGATGATACAAGATGATAAAAAACAGGAGGCATCTAAAATTCTGGAATGTACCTtgcttaaaattacaaaaagccCGCGTTTTTACATTGGAGTTCCCAAAATCTGTTATgacttaattcatttaatagaaaaacataCTAATATTCCTGCTAACAATATACTCATCTGTCTAAAgaaaattagattaaataacCCATTTAGAGAGCTTGCTGATGACTTTACAATGACTCCAAGTCATgctagcaaaatatttttaaaaaatatacctttaTTAGCAAGTGTCATGCGTCCTTtccttgttaatttaaataaacattctataaaaagtaatttacctATTGCTTTTAGGCATAAATATCACAATGTCAGTTGTATCATAGACTGCTTAGAAATAGAGGTACAAAAGCCTTCAAAGGCCTTGCATCAGTCGCTGACATGGTCAGCATATAAAAAGGCCAATACTATTAAGTATCTTGTATCCTGCACTCCCAACggtttagttaattatatttcaccTGGTTTTGGAGGTCGAATCACAGACACATGTTTAGTGGAATCTTGTAACTTTATAAAGTGCTTGCAATCAGGCATGTGTGTGATGGCTGACAGGGGTTTTAAGCATGTGGAGCAATATTTATGCAGAGAGGGAGTGCAACTAGTAAGACCTCCAAGTGTTACAACAGGGGCAAAACTTTCTAAAGCTGAAGCAAGGGAAACCAAACAAATTGCTAGTTTGAGGATCCATGTAGAGCGAGTGATTCGGCGATTGAGAGAATTTAACATGTTAAGGCCACATGCATGTCTAAATCACAATCTTATCAAAGTACTTGATGATGTTATTACCATTGCCTgtggtttaattaatttgcaagattctttgattaaataaaactagattaatttaaagcacacagttttattttaaaatcccaataattaaattgcacTTTGATATAATATAGGATACACATTGTCTTTCCATGAAGAAATTAGCACTTTGACAAAATCAGATGCATATTGTGCATCAAATTTAACTTGTATTATattaacctttttattttcactaaaGTTGTAATCAGGTACACAGTAATAGCCATTTTTACAGCCTGTCAAAAGCATTTGCAGCTGCATCTGCGCATAGTATTTTTAGTGGGTTTcctattaataacataattgttatatgtttttacactTGTTGGGCACTTAATTTCGATTATATTGTCATCACAAATCCCATCAGGTGACGCTGCTATAATGGGATAGTTTTTACAAAGCATTAGcccacattttttatttattttttcccaGTATGCTGCTCACTGTTTGCCTCACTTCATTCTCCAACATTCTACCGCGCTTCATGGCCCATGTATCTGGAATTTTCCCTCCCATTATCAATGAAATCAAGGTGCCATCAGTGGTTTTGCACCTACTGAATTCAAAAGCTTGTGAAGCTGTCACTCTGCCATACCTCAATTCATACCAAAGTGAGCTTTTATGTTGTTCTCTAGTTGCTTCCTCcacttttataatatcatcATTAGTTAACACAACTTTTTCAAAAAAGGTGTCAGAggatttttctttgtatttctGTACCAGTTTATGCATTGATAATCTTTCTAATGTATCAGGAAAATAGTCTGCTTGATACTTAAGTACTTCACAGTCACAAGTTTATGTTTCTTCCcttctataaattttgtaaacacaCCACTATTTGATGGCAAGCTTGGTTTGCCATTAGATAATTGTTTcgaagttatatattttaatgtggtACCAACCCCTGACAGCTTTGATTTTCTCCAGTAGCACTCCACAGATGTACAGGAAGGCTCCTCACTTCGGCGATGGACCCACATGAGAAAAGCTACAGCATGTTTGCAGCCTCCTTGTGAAGCAACACAGCCATGGCATTGCACAGATTTCACTACTTCATCCTCTTCGTCGACTATAAGTGTTACTACGTACAATTTTGCATGGACCTTATGCTCAGGGCAAAGTTTTGCCTTGACGGTGCACAGATTAGCTTCGCGTTTCAGCTGCACATAACTTACAGCGTCATCGCCATAAGATGGCCTTGAGgatctaaaacaaataaatttatatgtaaggAATATCAAATAACATGGTATAGttgtttaaaactatttttttataagataataaaaacaatacattttataacctaAACCTAACACCCATACATACGGCACATATACCTACGTAGGAAGCCATTTTAAACGCTAAAAATAGTGGTTATGTTATGAAGATTTAATGTACTTACATAGATGTTTTGATGCTTCTAAATTCTGCTGAACAGAAGTCTTTGTTTGAAGCTAGGAACTCTCCCATCATCAATGAATCAACTCTAGGCAAATTAGCAGAATTTGCCTTGTTAAATCCTTGTTCCATGGCTGATGTCTGTTGTGGAAATGGTAAACAGGTAAACTACgactataaaatgtattttagcGAAAGTTAAAGCGaaaacaatagtttttttgttagaaTTGCAGTGATCGCGCGTAAGCTCAAACGAAACAAGATGACGTTACTGAGACGTGACGTAATTCGCTCTGATTGGTGTTTAAGCTATCATGGCtgattgttgtattttatagatttattttaacaaataaatcataaatctCATCATTATTCAgagaataaatacatttttcaaaatcCTTGAATCCTGTTTCATTAGatcagttaaatattttggcgATACTTGACTACTGTCATCATGCCTATtgtgcaaatatatttttgttgatacCTGGTTTTAACGAAGCCCGTGATATCATACGGCTCAGTGTTAATGGAGACGGTAATACAAACACTTTCCTCAACCATCTATAAGCTCTAGGGCCTTGCTTGTACAAGGCCAAAGCTATCACTTTTTCGTCCCTTTTGAAACGCCtacctgtattttttttccctTCTTCTCGGAACTGTAGCATTGTTAATACTGCAGCAGTAgtggtaaatttttttaaggctttttgtaaagtaatattttcagACAATCTTAGCGCTTTTTTAAGTCTTGTCATTGCAGAATCTTTtgcattttgtaatttttttattttatttcccaAAACTGCAAGATGAGAATTGAAATTcttaacaatttttctttGGGCATTATctgtaaaatagtaaaataaaacaattaattaacttacaaaaaaggaaaatactaTTATTTCCAGTAATATTGATATATTGAGCTTTTTGATATCAACTTAGTGATCATAGCCGAGTGAATGTTTATGCaagtattgaaaattaatttaagcatTTTATACACACAACAATAAGGaattattatgtacaaaaaatttttaaacctttCACAGTTGCACATGTCTCCATTACACTTGTAGCAGTCTGTGAAGTTGAAGTTGATGGAGCCGGCTGCATTGAATTTGGAGTATTTGACCGATTAGATATATCTTCCAAAGGTTGTCGTGACTGGAAAGCTGAAATTTACATTAGTTAAGTAGTAGTAGCCAGTAGATAAGATCatactttatatgtattattaatatacagtGTAAACTACATGTAACATCAATGAAGGGACTGTGCATTTTATGGCGTTATAGAGAGTTGTTAAATGAAGAGTAGAAACATCAGAAAAGTTTATTTCAGACTAGTGTTAGTAGATGTATGttcattaaaaacaatcttatTTAAACACTCTGTTAGTGTCCGAGTTTGACGTTAAATCGAATGACGTTACATGGAGTTAACACTGTATATCATACTTTATATGAGTGAttaccagagctgggcattaactcgttaatccgttaatcgttaattaacgaagttaacattttgcttaacggattaacttttaagttaacttcaaaaagtgttaacgcttttgttaacttccgttaaaaataataaaagtccgttaatcgttaaattagaaacttggagacgtgctgtcattttgtttaaattacgcgccacgccacgctcgtaagttcaactatgttgggcgactgtcggcgactcgaatggtgaacgaacgagttgataattgatatatgtgaagttcgcgtgcaactgTGAtacatcagagcgtccgggaaagacgtgaccaacaggacaaaatcaaaagaaggttcgaaataatatatttcataacgagTCTAtgaaagcacgagtatgtaatagcccacattccgaacgctcttcgtccctgcaatacgccactttttgagcaattGTATTaagaacacttttttactcgtgcttttccaaactcgtgcgttctctttcccaactgtcaaaataatgtctgttataaagaaaaaaccaaccacgaagtttttatgattcatgcaaatatttctaaaaagaagctcctaatttattacaatatcagatttaatgatttgattcaatgaattaggttggtttcattttatttcatctcattaaatttcattttcatttcatatcaataaaaataatctaccgAAGACTtcgctgtttgggcatagttccccttgcctacccagaatgggtgaagaaaacaaaaaaaaactctgtttgtattcttttacggttggcgccattttacaaacattttagttagttgagtttattgtgtttttattattatattaaattgcttcatttttcgcaactgtattaaaaatagttgtttagtacatgggcggaactgtcattaaaACTTATGctaactgtcaaccctcactttcggctgcgcctcgcaagtctatgacacggtaataatattaccgtgagtgagagagatacagttatacccaattcctgtgacgtgacaaagacagggataactatcttctgtccctttctgcgtaccaggctttggggtttgtttggaacaaaggttgtcccctacaaacaacctaggttgtccctaacaaagtttgacattcgtgttatttttcgaaaattgtgagtacttagtcgctgtaattgtgtaaaaatattttgatatttcagttttagttaggtaaagtttataaaacatggtatactgctgtattgttggatgtaaaagccgtagtgagcgaaaagaggaaaacataacctttcactcgtaagtactgtaactacgcacctattcaaatgtattcatacaaaataaggaagaaaatacaaaatagttgttctttacagtctttgtaataactaatatgttaaaatacgtgtaaaatcagctaaaataaaatcgtatttttcgaacattatgcgcccaaacgcagatgtcatttgtgtcaaataatatactgtggatctgggaaacaagtggccatattaaacttcttttcaaattggttggtttttacccgtaaaaataataccaccatcttgttgtaaaaattaccctgaatttaggggaaataaagtatagtatttgtaatgtatataaatgaaacaattcacattttttatactattttcaacagatttcaaaatgagtagtttttaattctggtatatgctgtgttttttattgatactttcttatcccgttgattttaaagagtatattttttaatttgtcccatgtaaattttatcgaaatcggttacttaatttcttagaaagtacaatcaaaatagttaaatattaagtagttttacatatagtgttcactgtaatgatatacagaataatttaaaattatatgactttaatattggtatgttttttgtagctttttaagaagactgagggcttcgtgcatatcgaagaaaaacaggacatcgtttgaatgctggtctaatggacctaagactgaagagatgccgcgctttgttgaagcggtacgcgggaaaaaaatatcgggaaattcttttttttggagtcactcaagacatcctagattaaggcagccgccgatattgacatggacctcgttcgtgctgcgatAGACAACTGGCCGCggagattgaaggcctgtattcaaaatcacggaggtcattttgaataaactttagtgtcataagaatctatgttttgttaagttcattttggtatataaatggtcacataatgaataaacttgtttcaattattttatattaaacatgtgacagaatttatgacctgactaagtattactaaaaaatctgtttacctaatcttagtcacataaacaaaaattacgcattgttttttatatttattacattattaattacaatataattgggaatatataaattggtatatattaaattatatcgtaattattcattttcgggacaaaacaaataactggtaaccccaatccttttacttatatataggtatagtctatagtactctctatctgtcccttacgggtgaacgcgcatgtcatatctatataattcttcatctgagatacaaaataaggaagaaaatacaaaatagttgttttttacagtctttgtaataactaatatgttaaaatacgtgtaaaatcagctaaaatgaaatcgtatttttcgaacattatgcgcccaaacgcagatgtcatttgtgtcaaataatatactgtggatctgggaaacaagcggccatattaaacttcttttcaaattggttggttattacccgtaaaaataataccaccatcttgttgtaaaaattaccctgaatttaggggaaataaagtatagtatttgtaatttaaaacagatttcaaaatgagtagtttttaattctggtatatgctgtgttttttattgatactttcttatcccgttgattttaaagagtatattttttaatttgtcccatgtaaattttatcgaaatcggttacttaatttcttagaaagtacaatcaaaatagttaaatattaagtagttttacaaatagtgttcactgtaatgatatacagaataatttaaaattatattactttaatattggtatgttttttgtagctttttaagaagacttagggcttcgtgcatatcgaagaaaaacaggacatcgtttgaatgctcgtctaatggacttaagactgaagagatgccgcgctttgttgaagcggtacgcgggaaaaaaatatcgggaaattctttttttggagtcactcaagacatcctagattaaggcagccgccgatattgacatggacctcgttcgtgctgcgatAGACAACTGGCCGCGCAGATTGAAGgcttgtattcaaaatcacggaggtcattttgaataaactttagtgtcataagaatctatgttttgttaagttcattttggtatataaatggtcacataatgaataaacttgtttcaattattttatattaaacatgtgacagaatttatgacctgactaagtattactaaaaaatctgtttacctaatcttagtcacataaacaaaaattacgcattgttttttatatttattacatttattaattacaatataattgggaatatataaattggtatatattaaattatatcgtaattattcattttcgggacaaaacaaataactggtaaccccaatccttttacttatatataggtatagtctatagtactctctagctgtcccttacgggtgaacgcgagtgtcatatctatataattcttcatctgaggcgcctcggctcgggtagacatttgtcggaacactttgcaatgacaggctttccgcactcgtaatgaaatatactataatgcattcatacttgtctccaaTACTAATGTCttatagaattaagattaatattttttttaaaaataaaaaaaaaatcataattaaaataatcaaattaatattttaaacaagtgtcgccaccaTAAGTGTTAaagtagtatgtataattttggtatggttaactgttaacgattaactttaacttgcgttaaatttttgagaatttaacgctttaacgattaacgaagttaaatttttaattaacgaattaacgattaacgaagttaacttttcgattaactgtgcccacctgtggtgATTACATACAATCctctaaaaaaacttatctatCAGGTTGTATttactaaaacttaaaaacaatagattttttttaattttattatatgcatTACCTTGCAAATAAAGGGTGGGTACTGCAGCTGGACTGAGCCTATTGCTCCGTGTTTCATATTGCGGCTCAAAGTGATGATGGCAAATTCTTCTGCACCTAAAAACAGTCTGTTCatctaacaataaaatgtcaccACCTGCTGACTGCTTTTGCCCATACTAAAAATCTGTCCAAGTTTTCAGGATCAGGATTCggaaataaatgcaaaatatttccCTCTCCACCTGTAATAAAGAATACATcgtttagtagtttttgagtgaaagcgagacagacagagatactttcgcatttatagtattagtatggAAGTATGGATAGTACATAACCAACTAAGTAAGAACTATATTAAACGTAATAACAACAGTTTTTCTTCCAGGTGTAGCACCATCGGTTtggtttgttatatttgtctATCAGtggtaaaatacataaatacataaaaaagatcttataaaagattatttcattgaagattactttgaaataataaacagaATTAATGTCATGGGGTTATatcaattaacaataaataattgcaagttaaaatatcaacattttatagtataaaaattaccaaaataACTTACGTGACTTATTGCAGTTCGGGACACAGCATCTTTTGGCAGCAGACATGGTAAAATTCTGATATTTTTTGCACAAAACAGGAGTCCAAATGAAATTGCAAGGGTCTTTCGGAATAAACGAAGCTGTCGGTTTCCAAAGTTTTGTCGTGTCCAAAGTGATAAGCAGAATAGTCAAAGTCAGGGAAACTAGCCGGGTCGTCGTTAAAAATCCACGTAAAATTTTTTGCACACGCATTTACTCCAAGAGAAAAACGaaacaaaacagttttttggTAAGCAGACATTAAATACGTcataaacaaattacaaaccatggacaaaataaagtagaagaccaaaaatatataaattttccatgaaaattatatttttttttgtttctaaaattattttgcatttaaaaataatttttatgcatCTGCttagtattgtttaaaataattaaataattttattttattaaacataaatgaaTTTGGCAAAGCGCCATCTCACGATGTGTTACGGTTACATTAACCGACCAAATATAATAGTTACGTAAAATAGATCTTAATCAATATGCTTCAATACGTACTAAAATTGGTCGGGTTGTAACTGCTTACTTTTGTACTAAGTTATAACACCATGGTTTTTATCAtagaaaaaatactaatatatggTACAGATATGTCACtccttgtatatttttaagaggCAAAATATGCAAGTTTTGTCTACTGTCCTAGAGATGGCATTACTTAAATGGCTGAAAATTGCATACCATCAACCAGATGGCGCTAGAACCTATGTATTTATCATTGGTTATACATACATTtcctacaatttaaaatatttatcatttagcAATAAAAACAGTCTAATTGAATGTTCTGGTAATAACACATAATAGTAAATGaaacaagttaaataaaaatcatttttgtttatttttacttttttttaaataacgagTATAAGCCTGTAACTTCACTTCGTCTCTTTGatcaaaattaacaatttttcccTGTAAAATTCGATTTACTCCCTTACACCAACTGTGGACAATAACATTAATTGCTATGTTGGCGATATATTCTATTAGCAAAGATCTATGTGCTTTACAAGATATAATGtcgaaattaatatcaatattaataaaatttattatcttttcttttaaatttttgtcctCTGGCAAATCTCGTaagcataaaattattatgtcatatatttttttcgttaaatCCACAAATCCGTCTTTTGCATAAATAAGGGACTTTTTTGTATAGTCCCTATAGTATGTGTATGATGCAGGGTCCCTATCGTTATTAAAGAACGTTTTTTTACACGATAGgcaagatttaaatatatttttttgacatttcttAATTATGTACC
This region includes:
- the LOC123723189 gene encoding uncharacterized protein LOC123723189, which produces MIMDNYMEYHVMGLVSQVRMKPGCIPTKFECQIDRRKRTAHTKERPYIIKKQRRALIEEFEKNLENKSITKKHLELGEASSSGSVLHDNIEENLTENSALRTTDKSIQVFITHKFRSKAIQTENKLINQMTSPLKPHTRSVSTSPFKVTRGNFTSPWTSTLHKPSRQIYPPANQSDSDTSFTPSVMHRESSPSTIYLQIESI